In the Pelorhabdus rhamnosifermentans genome, TGTTAGCGGCAATTTCCGTGCTTGGTGCGGTAAAATCGGCTGCCACGATTGCTCTTATTGTGCCTATTGTGGCACTGGGCCTTCCTATTATGGATACAGCCTTTGCTATTATTCGTCGTTACAGCAATGGTCAACCCATTTTTAAACCGGATAAAGGTCATTTACATCATCGTTTGCTTGAAATGGGACTTTCCCAGAAGCAGGCAGTTCTTCTTATGTATGTGATTAGCGGTTGCCTGGGATTGAGTGCCATTGCTCTTACTGAAGTAAACAAAGGATTAGCCGCTTTGATCATTCTTGCTTTGCTTGCTGTGGCCTTTTTTGGTGCACGTAAAATTGGTGTGCTTAAACAGACAGGGTCGGCACAAACGCATTCTTGAGTAATAGCGCATAAAAGGATAATGGATAATAATAATTACAAATGGAATAATATGGACGGGCGCAAGTCCGTCCATATTACTTCAACGGGAGAGTGGTATGCTTGGCACGTCTCAAAATTATGACCGTTTTTGGCACCCGGCCTGAGGCCATCAAAATGGCGCCAGTAGTATTAGAATTGACGAAGTACCCTGAATTGATTCAACCTAGTGTGACTGTTACAGCGCAACATCGTGAGATGCTTGATCAAGTTTTAGGGCTGTTTTCCATTAAACCTGACTATGATTTGGATATTATGTCGGCGGGACAAACCCTGTTTGATATTACGACAAGGGCTATGCACGGTCTGGACAAAGTGCTAAAACAGGAAAAGCCTGATCTCGTACTTGTTCATGGCGATACAACAACAACCTTTGCTGGCGCTCTTGCTGCCTATTATCATCATATTGCTGTAGGTCATGTGGAAGCCGGGCTTCGTACAGGCAATAAATATTCGCCTTTTCCTGAAGAAATGAATCGTAAACTCACCGGGGCTTTAGCTGATTTTCATTTTGCACCGACAAGCCAGGCGCGACAGAATCTGCTTTTGGAGAATGTCAGCAAGGACCGGTTGTTTATTACAGGGAATACCGTTATTGATGCCCTAAAGGCGACAGTCAAAAAAGACTATGTTTTTGCCGATTCTATGTTGGCAGCGATTAACTATGAACGGCGGAGAGTCATTTTGATTACAACGCATCGCAGAGAAAACCTCGGCGAACCTATGCGTCATGTCTATCAGGCGCTGAAGGATATTGTGGCGGCTTTCCCTGATGTGGAAGTTGTTTTCCCTGTACATAAAAACCCGAAAGTTCGTGAAGTCGTTGAGGCCGAATTGGGTCATTTGGCGCGCATTCATTTGATTGATCCCTTGGATTATGAACCTTTTGCTAATCTGATTGCCCGTTCTTATCTTGTTTTGACTGATTCTGGTGGTATTCAAGAAGAAGCACCTGCATTAGGTAAGCCCGTTCTTGTCCTTCGTGATACGACGGAGCGTCCTGAAGCCATCGATGCTGGAACAGTAAAGTTAATTGGTACAGAAAAACAGCGCGTTTTTTCAGAAACCAAGCTTTTGCTGGAAGATCAGAGTCAGTATGATCAAATGGCAGGTGCTTGCAATCCTTATGGTGATGGTCAGGCTTCGCGGCGCATAGTGCGAAATATTTTGTATCGACATGGGTTGATTGCTGAAGCACCTGAACCGTTTGTTTGTTCAATAAAGTAAATAAGTTTCATGAATCCTTCTAAATTTTTAGAAGGATTTTTTTAATTGTGCAAAGAATTAGTATATAGCATTGCTTTATTGAGTGTTTAGTGATAGATTTTTTCTGTTAGGGGTATAATAGTTCTGCCAGAAAAAGGGATGACGCCATGGATAATCATCATCTTTTGAATGCGATTAGCCGTGTATCTACACTCGGAGTGACACTTGTTTCTTCCATTGCTGTTGGCATGTTTTTAGGGCATTTATTAGATAATTGGCTTAATAGTTCACCTTGGGGAATTATTGCAGGTATTCTGCTTGGTATTGTTGCTGGGTTTTATGGTATCTTAAAAATCGTTCTGGCTAATCAGGATAGATGATTGAAACTGGAAAGGAATTTGTGATGTGATGGTTTTTTGGCAGCAGAAAAAGGTCCAAGCCTATTGTATGGGTCTTGCAGTTTGGTCTGCTGTACTGATTGCCGGTATGTGGCTTGCAGGCCAGGAAGACGAGCTTCCCGGCCTTATTTTAGGTATGGTTACAAGTCTGTTTTATTTTTTCCTGCTTGTTTTGCGTGCGCAGCGCAGTGTTGTGCTTCCTGTTCCAAAGGCTGTGTCATCCATGCGTATTGGGTGGCTTCTCCGTTTGTTTTTTATTTTACTTATGTTGGTTTTGTCGCTGAAAATTCCTGTGTTTCATTTTGCGGCGGCTGTTTTAGGACTGTTTTCATTTCACATTTTTATGATGTTAACGGCCTGCTTGTTTATTTTAAAACAGCGGCTTTTACATAAAATTTAATGAGAAAGGGGTGAATTTTTAATGGGACATGAAATTGGGGCACATCATTTGGCACATTTCGCTGGGTTTACTATTCACATGGATACGATGTATATGACTTGGCTGACCATGGCGATTGTGATCCTTATTGCGCTCCTGGCTACGAGGCGTTTAAAGCTTGTACCATCTGGCTGGCAAAATGTATTGGAAATGGCTGTTGAAGCGCTTTTAAATCAAATCAAAGAGACGATGGGGCCCAAGGGCGTCTCGTTTGCTCCAATGATTATTACGTTGTTTTTATTTCTACTTGTTGGAAACTGGCTGGGTCTTGTTCCAGGGTTATCGTCACCAACGAGTGATTTAAATACTACACTCGGATTGGCTCTCATGGTCATCATTATGGTCCAACTTGTGGCTATTATGAATAAAGGATTAAGTGCTTACTTAGGTCACTTTATTAAGCCAATGGTACTTTTTCTACCAATTAATATTATTGAAGAATTATCTAAGCCAATTACGCTTTCTTTTCGTTTGTTTGGTAATATAATGGCCGGTGAAATTTTGATTATTGTGCTGGGCATGCTTGTGCCGTATGTTATTCCAACAGCATGGTTGGCGTTTAGCGTATTTGTCGGTGTTATTCAGGCTTTTATTTTTACAATGCTTTCCATGTCCTACTTGTCTAGCGGACTAAATGATGAAGGCCACTAAAAATTGATAATATAACCATGAGTATTGAAAGGTTAAAAAGGAGGAAGTTAACTATGGAACACGCAATTATGGTAGCTGCATCGGCGATTGGTGCTGGCTTGGCAATTGGTCTTGCTGCAATCGGTGCCGGTATCGGTGACGGTGTAGTAACAGGAAAAGCAGTAGAGGGAATGGCAAGACAACCGGAGGCAAAAGGAACGATTCTTGTGAATATGCTTATTTCGGTTGGTTTGATCGAGTCAATTCCTATCATTGCAGCTGTTATTGCTATTGTTTTAGTATTTGCTAATCCGTTTATTAAGTAATAAAAAGCAGCGGTATAGGGCGGCGGATTGAACATGTCTGTCGTCTGTTTTACCCGCCAAAAGAGGAGGGTCCTCAGTGGTTGAAATTGATGCGACGCTTGTTGCGCAGATTATAAACTTCTTGATTCTTGTGGCTATATTGACCAAAGTGGCGTATAAACCGCTTGTCAAAGTGTTGGCTGAGCGCCAGCAGCGCATTGAAAATAGTATTGCAGCCGCAGATAAAGAAAAAGCTTTAGCTGAAGAGTTAAAAGCTGAACATGAACGTCAATTAGCTAACGCTCGTACGCAGGCGCAGGCCATTATTGACAAGGCAGAGAAATTTGCCGCTGCCAAGCGGGATGAAGAAATAGAGCAAACTCGTTTGGAATGTGCTCGAATGCTGTCAAAAGCACAAGAGGAAATTACGCGGGAGCGTGATCAGGCTATTGCTGACATGCGCTCTGAAGTCGTTTCGTTATCTCTTGCGGCAGCTTCTAAGGTTATTGGTGAGAATATGACATCTGCAGCCAATGCAAAACTTGTCGAAGGCTTTATTAACAAGCTTGATGAAACAAAGCCAGGTAGTTTGCCATGTTAATGGAACAATTGGCGCAAAAATATGCGCAAGCCGTGTATGAATTGGCAAAAGAAAAACAACAATTAATTGCCGTGGAAGCGCAGCTGAGTATTGTGGATCAAACCATTAGTGGTCATAGCGAGCTTAGCACTTTCTTATATCATCCGCGTGTACCTATGGCAGCTAAGAAAGATTTAATAAAAAATGTGTTTGCCCAGGAAGTAACTGTAGATGTATTAAACTTTTTGTTGCTTATAGTAGATAAGCGGCGGGAAAATTTGTTGCCGCAAATTATTGAGCAATTTGTGGCACTGGCTAATGAAGAGCGTAATATTGCCATAGCTGAAGTAACGACAGTCTTGCCCCTTAGTGAACAGGCAGAAACGGCGCTTATTCAAAAGCTCACAAAAGTAATTGGAAAAAATATTCAACTTAAAAAGCACACAGATCCGTCCATTATTGGGGGCGTTATTGTACGCCTCGGTGATAAACTTATTGACGGTAGTGTAAAACGTCAACTTGATATGATGAAGTTTAAATTGCAGAGTTCTCAAGTGACGAAGATTGGGGTGACAAACGGAGTATGAAAATGAGGCCTGAAGAAATTACGGCTATCATCAAGCAGCAAATAGAAAATTATGAAGTCGACCTCAATGTCGATGACATTGGTACAGTGATTGAAGTCGGCGACGGTATTGCCCGAATTCACGGTTTAGCCAAAGCTATGGCTGGTGAACTGCTAGAATTTCCTGGCGGTGTTTTCGGTATGGTACTCAATTTGGAAGAAGACAATGTGGGCGGCGTGCTATTAAGTGGTGAAACAGCCATTAAAGAAGGCGATATGGTCCGGCGTACTGGGAAAATTATGCAGGTTCCTGCCGGCGAAGCTCTTGTTGGCCGCGTTGTCAATCCATTAGGTCAGCCTATTGATGGTAAGGGACCGATTAACACGACAGAGTTTCGCCCTGTTGAATTTAAGGCACCGGGTATTGCAGATCGTCAGAGCGTAAAAGAACCTTTGCAAACAGGATTAAAGGCAGTAGATGCCCTTGTTCCGATTGGTCGGGGGCAGCGTGAACTGATTATTGGTGACCGTGGTACAGGAAAGACAGCCATTGCTATTGACACTATTATTAATCAAAAAGGTCAGGACGTCATTTGCGTTTATGTGGCCATTGGCCAAAAGGCTTCAACAGTTGCGCGTGTTGTACATACTTTAGAAGCCCATGACGCAATGGAGTATACGATTGTTGTTGTAGCTTCGGCATCGGATAGTGCGCCACTGCAATATATTGCGCCTTATGCGGGTGTAGCTATGGCAGAATATTTTATGTATAAAGGCGGCCATTGTCTGTGCGTTTATGATGATTTATCTAAACAAGCCACAGCCTATCGGGCTATGTCACTTTTACTGCGTCGTCCACCTGGTCGTGAAGCTTATCCTGGTGATGTATTTTACTTACACAGCCGTTTACTCGAACGTGCGGCAAAATTGTCAGCCGAACTTGGCGGCGGTTCCATTACGGCTCTACCTATTATTGAAACACTTGCAGGCGATGTATCGGCTTACATTCCAACGAATGTTATTTCGATTACAGATGGTCAGATCTTCCTGGAAAGCGAACTGTTTTATTCTGGTATTCGTCCGGCTATTAATGTTGGTTTGTCTGTATCGCGTGTTGGCGGTAGCGCTCAGGTAAAAGCCATGAAGCAAGTGGCAGGAACACTTCGCCTTGATTTAGCCCAGTATCGTGAAATGGCTGCTTTTGCGCAGTTTGGATCAGATCTGGATAAATCGACAAAAGCCCTTATTGACCGTGGTGACCGCATGACAGAGATTTTGAAGCAGACGCAATATGCACCACTGCCTGTCGAGGAACAAGTCATTGTCATTTATATGGCTGTCAATGGATTTCTTGATGATGTGCCTGTGGAAAATATTACGAAGCTTGAACAAGATTATTTGAAGTTTATGCGGACGAGTTATGCTGAGATCGGCAAGTCCATTAAAGAAAAGAAAACCATTGATAATGACATAGCAACAGCGCTGAAAAAAGCCATTAAAGAGTTTAAAGATACATTCTTAAGTTTTGAACAGAATGCGGCGAGGTGATAAGAAATGCCTAGTACACAGGACATACGTCGCCGCATTAAAAGCGTAAAAAATATTCAGCAGATAACAAAAGCCATGAAAATGGTGGCTGCTGCCCGTTTGCGTAAAGCACAGGAAAAGGCACAATCCTCCCGTCCTTATACGACGAAAATACGGGAAGTGCTGACAAGCGTAGCGCAACATGTAAGCGATGTATCCCATCCGCTGCTTGAAAAAAGGGAAGCTAAAAATGTTTGCTACCTTTTAATGAGCGCCGATAAGGGACTGGCAGGTGCTTATTCATCGAATTTGATTCGCGAAGTTGTTCCATTAATCAAAAGGCATGAGGCTGTTAGCTTAGTGACAGTAGGACGCAAAATGCGTGATTATTTTCAGCGGCGCAGTTATGATATTGATCAAGCGTTTGCGGGATTTTCAGAAAAACCGGGCTATCAAGATGCCATGGACATTGCACGTTTTATGGCAGATGGTTTTTGTGCTGGTAAGTATGACGAGATTTACATGGCCTATACGCAGTTTATTTCGCCCATTCATCATGTGCCGACGGTTGTAAAATTGTTACCCATGGAAGATATGACGCAGGCAGAACAGGGTATAGCTGAATCTGCCAGTCAGTCTGAATATATATTCGAACCCAATGCAGCCGAAGTACTTGGTGAATTGCTGCCGAAGTATTTGGAATCTACCATTTATGGTGCCCTCCTTCAATCAGCTGCAAGTGAACTAGGTGCTCGTATGACAGCCATGGGGTCGGCTACAGATAATGCCCAAGAACTGATTTCCAAGTTAGAACTCAAATATAACCAAATCCGTCAAGCCACAATTACGCGTGAAATCTCGGAGATTGTCGGCGGGGCAGAAGCGATTAAATAGTTATTCAAAGGAGGGGGGAACCCTGTGAATATCGGTAAAGTAAAGCAAGTTATCGGTCCTGTTGTGGACATTGAATTTTCCCCCGAACAGCTCCCTGCCATTTATAACGCCATTAAAATTCAAGGCCAAGCAGGAGATGTTCAGCTCAGCGTTATAGCAGAAGTGATGCAGCACTTAGGTGACAATACCATTCGTGCCGTAGCCATGTCGTCTACAGACGGTATGACACGCGGCATGGAGGCCATTGATACGGGTGCTCCTATTAAAATCCCTGTTGGCAAAGGCACGCTGGGTCGGGTATTTAATGTATTAGGTGAAGCCGTTGACAATAATTCAGAGGCTGTTCAAGCGGATGATTATTGGCCAATTCATCGACCTGCTCCGTCATTCGAAGAGCAGGAAACATCTACACAAATTTTAGAAACAGGCATCAAGGTTGTTGACCTTATTGCGCCTTATTCTCGCGGCGGTAAAATCGGTTTGTTTGGTGGTGCCGGTGTTGGTAAAACCGTTTTGATTATGGAGCTCATTCATAATATTGCCACCGAGCATGGCGGGTTTTCCGTTTTTGCCGGCGTAGGTGAGCGTACGCGTGAAGGCAATGACTTATGGTCTGAAATGAAAGAATCCGGTGTTATTGATAAAACAGCTCTTGTGTACGGGCAAATGAATGAGCCGCCGGGAGCCAGAATGCGTGTCGGTCTGACTGGTCTTACCATGGCAGAGTATTTCCGTGATGTGGCAGGTCAGGACGTCCTGCTCTTTATTGATAATATCTTCCGCTTTATTCAAGCAGGTTCAGAAGTATCGGCCCTTTTGGGTCGTATGCCATCTGCTGTTGGTTATCAACCAACATTGGCGAATGATGTGGGCGCTTTGCAAGAACGGATTACATCCACCAAGAAAGGTTCCATTACGTCTGTTCAGGCCGTTTATGTGCCTGCCGATGACTTGACTGACCCGGCTCCTGCTGCGACATTTGCTCATCTTGATGCGACGACAGTACTTTCTCGTCAAATTGCTGAGCTTGGTATTTATCCAGCCGTGGATCCTCTTGATTCAACATCAAGAATCATGGACCCCAATGTGCTTGGTGATGAACATTATCGCGTAGCGCGGGGCGTGCAGAAGATTTTGCAGCGTTATAAAGAACTGCAGGACATTATTGCCATACTGGGTATGGAAGAATTGTCGGAAGATGATAAAATTACTGTTGGAAGAGCCCGAAAAGTTCAGCGGTTCCTAAGCCAGCCTTTCTTTGTGGCTGAAGTCTTTACTGGATCACCTGGTAAATATGTCTCCTTAAAAGAAACCATTCGTGGTTTCGATGAAATTTTAAGTGGAAAGCATGATGATTTGCCTGAAGCAGCATTTAACTTGGTAGGTTCGATTGATGAAGCGATTGAAAAGGCTCGCACTCTGAAGGGGGAATAGAAAGTGGCCAAAACGGTTCGCTTGGACATTGTGACTCCTGATAAGTTGGCTTATTCAGAAGATGTTACAATGGTTATTGCCAGAGCAACTGACGGCGATCTCGGCGTCCTGCCTGGTCATGTGCCACTGATTGCAGCCCTTGGCATTTGGCCGCTGCGACTATTCAATGATGATGGCGAGAAACAAATTTCACTTTGCGGCGGCTTTATTGAAGTACAGCCCGACAAAGTAGTTATTTTAGCAGGCTGTGCTGAACTGCCGGAAGAAATTGATGTGCCCCGTGCCGAGCAAGCCAAACGGCGGGCAGAAGAGCGCTTGGCTAAGCATGGCGGCGATGTGGACGTTACGCGGGCTGAGGCCGCCTTGTCGAGGGCCATGATGCGTCTCAAAGTAGCTGGCTTTCAATCACACAAATAAAAATGAATACCTTTTGTGCAAGCTGAACGTAACGTTCAGCTTGTTTTTTTTGTCCTCACGACAGGCTGCATATTCACTGAAAAAAGTGGCAACAATGATTTTATAGCGGCAAATAATAAAATTGAGGTTTATCGTGAGGAGACACTAGGTGAAAAAAGTGGCTTGGAAGTGGTTGAGCTTTGGCTTGATTGCAGTCTATATATGCATCATAGTTACTTATGGGGGACAGCAAAAATGTGCTTTGCCTGTATTAAGCAAAGCTTTGTCAACTACAGGGGCTGAAGTTGCTTTCGTAGATATTCAGGGGTGGGTAAAGCAAGAGCACTTAAGGATGGATGAAGCTGCACTGGAAGAGAATGTGCGAGAAAGTTTCGATAAACTTGGTTATAACGGGAACGATGTACAGATTGAAAAAAAACAAAACTCTTATTTTTGTAAGGTTCGTGGGGAACTTCGTGATCCGAATCTTGTGATTGTTGTTATGAGTCAAATGATTTATGCCAAAGGGATTCAACCTGCTGTGTCTTATACTGCCATAAATGCTGAGATACAGGGCCAAAATGCCTCTGGTGAGGAGTGGGAAAGAAAAATCGGCAAAATTTTAGCAGAAATTGGGCCAAGACCTCGGATAAATACTTGCCTCGTAGGCCGGCTTGATGGTAAACTAAACAAGAATAACTTGGAACATCGTTTATTTCTTGCCTTTCACAGCATACAAGCTGTAGTACAGGAACCGATGTTTGTTGATGATATCGCTAGTTTTACCGGATATACGCCAAATCTGACGGAATTCTTTACAGTGAATGAGCAAAAGGTAAATGTCCATATGGCTGTGCGGTATCATCCGTCTGAAGAGCGAACCTATGTAACCATTGGGACACCGGTGATTACACGGGGGTATTAGTCGTAACGAGTTGGTGTAGGAGGAACTTTTGTGGAGAAATTAGTTATCAAAGGCGGCAATAAGTTATCAGGAATTGTAAAAATTAGTGGCGCTAAGAACGCTGTGTTGCCGATTATTACTGCCTCGCTGCTTGGCACGACTCCCAGTAGACTGGAAGAAATACCAGATCTGGAAGATGTGCGTACAATCAGTGCAGTACTTGCTGCACTCGGCGTGAAAGTGGACGCCAGTGAAAAAGCAACCCTTACTATTGACAGCACTCATATTCGTACTTTAGAAGCTCCTTATGAGCTTGTTCGTAAGATGCGGGCCTCTTTTTTGGTCATGGGACCGTTGCTCGCCCGTTTTGGCCGGGCTAAAATTTCATTGCCTGGTGGTTGTGCTATTGGCACTCGCCCCATTGATTTACATTTAAAAGGCTTTGAAGCTCTTGGGGCTCAAGTGGAATTAGGCCATGGTTTTATTGAAGCCCGTGCACCGGAAGGTGGACTTATCGGCGCACGGTTTTATTTCGATTTCCCCAGCGTCGGTGCTACAGAAAATTTGATGATGGCTGCTAGTCTTGCGAAGGGGCAGACAATTATTGAAAATCCTGCTGAAGAACCGGAAATTGTTGATTTAGCCAATTACTTAAATGCCATGGGAGCTAAGATTCGTGGTGCCGGTACGAATGTAATTCGTATTAATGGCGTCAACGAACTTACGGGAGCTGTCCACCAAGTCATTCCTGATCGTATCGAAGCAGGTACCTATATGGTTGCAGCAGCCATGACGGGCGGTGAAGTGCGTGTTGAGAACGTCCTTATTGAGCATTTAAAACCGGTTATTGCCAAGTTAAAAGAAGCAGGCATTAAGCTTGAAGAAGATACCAGCGGCGTCTGGGTTCGTGCCAGCAACAGGGAATTCCGTTCTGTTGATATTAAAACGCTGCCTTATCCTGGTTTTCCTACGGACATGCAGGCGCAGCTTATGGCACTTATGACAGTGGCTAAAGGCACAAGTGTTATTACGGAAACGGTTTTTGAGAATCGGTTTATGCATGTTGATGAATTGAAGCGCATGGGAGCTAATATTAAGATTGAGGGACGCAGTGCAATCGTAGAAGGTGTGACAGGGCTTACTGGCTGCCAGGTTAAAGCAACAGATCTTCGCGCAGGTGCGGCACTTGTCCTTGCGGCTTTAGTTGCTGAGGGAACAACAGAAATTGGTTATATTCATCATATTGATCGCGGTTATGATGATATTGTTAATAAGTTACGTGGCCTTGGCGCTAATATTTGTCGCGTCGAGCGGTAAGCTTTACAGTAAAGTAATGATTAAAGAAAAACAACCTTCACAAGGGAGGTTGTTTTTTTTATACTTTTTGCATAATATTTAGGGATCAGAAGGGAGAGAGAATCTTGTGAGATCCCTAATTGGCGCCATACTGGCAATTTTAGTCTTAGTCATTATCATACCTGCCTTGGTTGTTCGCAGTACTACGCTGTTTACACCGTCACATTCTCTGAAAAGTCAGTTTGGCAAGCCTGAAACAGTCTTAATTAACGTTTATATTGCCGAGCAAGGCCGTAATACTGAGTTGGAGTTAGAGGACTATATTAAAGGCGTTGTGGCAGCTGAAATGCCAGCAGACTTCGAGCCGGAGGCTCTCAAAGCTCAGGCTGTTGCGGCCCGCACTTATGCCGTGAAAAATATGGTTCGGTTTGGTGGCGCAGGACTCGCCAGTCATGTCGGTTCTGACGTCAGCACAGATACGCGGGAGGGGCAGGCCTGGCAAAGTAGCGAGCAGTTAAAACAAAAGTGGGGAGCAAATTATAGTCAGTATGCCAGTAAAATCAGTCGTGCCGTCGATGAAACACGGGGGATCATTGTTACTTATCAAGGCGAACCGATTCATGCCGTATTTCATTCTACAAGTGGAGAACGTACAGCGAGTGCCAAAGAAGTCTGGGGATTTGATTATCCCTATTTAGTGAGCGTTTCCTGTCAGTGGGATCGACAATCACCACGTTATCGTGATGAAAAGAAATACAGCATTGCCGAACTGGAGCAGCGGTTAGGCAGTGATGCTGGCGTTGTCGCTGCTGTTCAGGGCGGTGGAGGAGCACCAGTTCAGGTGCTGAGTCTGACTGAGTCGGGACGTGTCGATCAGGTGAGATTGGGGACCAAGACCTTTAATGGTCAAGAGCTGCGTGATAAGTTAGCACTTCGGTCAACGAATTTTACTATTGAAGTTCAGGGAGACAGTTTCATATTCCATACTATCGGTTATGGTCATGGTGTGGGTCTGTCACAGTATGGTTCCAATGGTATGGCCAAAGAGGGCATGGATTTTAAAAAAATTCTTACTTATTATTATACAGGTGTTGCCCTTAAAAATATCTATGGATCTTAACTGTTTATATGGTGGCATTCCTGGGAACACTAGTAGTGAGGTGATTTTATGCCGTCTCAATCTGTCCTTTTTCGTAAAATTCTCGCTATTAGTATCTGCTTTTTGCTTGCATTGTTTTTATTAGGGGGAGCAGTTCTTCCGGCTTTTATTGCAAAAACGTCGCAGCAGCCTGTAATTCCTTCAACTGATACAATTAGCGAGTCATTGTCTGATCAGCCTGACACAGCAAGTACACAAGCAGCAACAAGCATTCTCCAAAATTCAGACCCAGAGCCTTCTCGTGCTATCGTCGCGGTCGTTGAGGACAAGCCATGGCTTCATGAAAAACCTCGTCTTCCCCTAGCGGGAAAATTACGACTAGCATATGGATGGGAGATTCATCCTGTTTTTGGTGACTGGCGGTTTCATACAGGTATCGATTTTGATGCGATGCCAAGTGAGGCTGTGACAGCTGTAATGAGTGGCATTGTGACATCCAGTTGTGAAGAGAAACATACAGGACTTACAGTTACCATTGAGTCAGGTCCCAGACAGTTTATTTATGGCAGTCTGGTCCGAACACCTCTCAAGGTGGGGGCTAAAGTAGCACAGGGAGAGGTCATCGGCTATACCGGTCAATGCACGGATGAACCTTATGACCATTTACATCTGGGTTTAAAAGTCG is a window encoding:
- the atpG gene encoding ATP synthase F1 subunit gamma; its protein translation is MPSTQDIRRRIKSVKNIQQITKAMKMVAAARLRKAQEKAQSSRPYTTKIREVLTSVAQHVSDVSHPLLEKREAKNVCYLLMSADKGLAGAYSSNLIREVVPLIKRHEAVSLVTVGRKMRDYFQRRSYDIDQAFAGFSEKPGYQDAMDIARFMADGFCAGKYDEIYMAYTQFISPIHHVPTVVKLLPMEDMTQAEQGIAESASQSEYIFEPNAAEVLGELLPKYLESTIYGALLQSAASELGARMTAMGSATDNAQELISKLELKYNQIRQATITREISEIVGGAEAIK
- a CDS encoding AtpZ/AtpI family protein — translated: MDNHHLLNAISRVSTLGVTLVSSIAVGMFLGHLLDNWLNSSPWGIIAGILLGIVAGFYGILKIVLANQDR
- a CDS encoding ATP synthase subunit I, producing MVFWQQKKVQAYCMGLAVWSAVLIAGMWLAGQEDELPGLILGMVTSLFYFFLLVLRAQRSVVLPVPKAVSSMRIGWLLRLFFILLMLVLSLKIPVFHFAAAVLGLFSFHIFMMLTACLFILKQRLLHKI
- a CDS encoding F0F1 ATP synthase subunit delta, with the translated sequence MLMEQLAQKYAQAVYELAKEKQQLIAVEAQLSIVDQTISGHSELSTFLYHPRVPMAAKKDLIKNVFAQEVTVDVLNFLLLIVDKRRENLLPQIIEQFVALANEERNIAIAEVTTVLPLSEQAETALIQKLTKVIGKNIQLKKHTDPSIIGGVIVRLGDKLIDGSVKRQLDMMKFKLQSSQVTKIGVTNGV
- the atpF gene encoding F0F1 ATP synthase subunit B, with product MVEIDATLVAQIINFLILVAILTKVAYKPLVKVLAERQQRIENSIAAADKEKALAEELKAEHERQLANARTQAQAIIDKAEKFAAAKRDEEIEQTRLECARMLSKAQEEITRERDQAIADMRSEVVSLSLAAASKVIGENMTSAANAKLVEGFINKLDETKPGSLPC
- the atpB gene encoding F0F1 ATP synthase subunit A, which produces MGHEIGAHHLAHFAGFTIHMDTMYMTWLTMAIVILIALLATRRLKLVPSGWQNVLEMAVEALLNQIKETMGPKGVSFAPMIITLFLFLLVGNWLGLVPGLSSPTSDLNTTLGLALMVIIMVQLVAIMNKGLSAYLGHFIKPMVLFLPINIIEELSKPITLSFRLFGNIMAGEILIIVLGMLVPYVIPTAWLAFSVFVGVIQAFIFTMLSMSYLSSGLNDEGH
- the atpD gene encoding F0F1 ATP synthase subunit beta, with the protein product MNIGKVKQVIGPVVDIEFSPEQLPAIYNAIKIQGQAGDVQLSVIAEVMQHLGDNTIRAVAMSSTDGMTRGMEAIDTGAPIKIPVGKGTLGRVFNVLGEAVDNNSEAVQADDYWPIHRPAPSFEEQETSTQILETGIKVVDLIAPYSRGGKIGLFGGAGVGKTVLIMELIHNIATEHGGFSVFAGVGERTREGNDLWSEMKESGVIDKTALVYGQMNEPPGARMRVGLTGLTMAEYFRDVAGQDVLLFIDNIFRFIQAGSEVSALLGRMPSAVGYQPTLANDVGALQERITSTKKGSITSVQAVYVPADDLTDPAPAATFAHLDATTVLSRQIAELGIYPAVDPLDSTSRIMDPNVLGDEHYRVARGVQKILQRYKELQDIIAILGMEELSEDDKITVGRARKVQRFLSQPFFVAEVFTGSPGKYVSLKETIRGFDEILSGKHDDLPEAAFNLVGSIDEAIEKARTLKGE
- the atpA gene encoding F0F1 ATP synthase subunit alpha; this encodes MKMRPEEITAIIKQQIENYEVDLNVDDIGTVIEVGDGIARIHGLAKAMAGELLEFPGGVFGMVLNLEEDNVGGVLLSGETAIKEGDMVRRTGKIMQVPAGEALVGRVVNPLGQPIDGKGPINTTEFRPVEFKAPGIADRQSVKEPLQTGLKAVDALVPIGRGQRELIIGDRGTGKTAIAIDTIINQKGQDVICVYVAIGQKASTVARVVHTLEAHDAMEYTIVVVASASDSAPLQYIAPYAGVAMAEYFMYKGGHCLCVYDDLSKQATAYRAMSLLLRRPPGREAYPGDVFYLHSRLLERAAKLSAELGGGSITALPIIETLAGDVSAYIPTNVISITDGQIFLESELFYSGIRPAINVGLSVSRVGGSAQVKAMKQVAGTLRLDLAQYREMAAFAQFGSDLDKSTKALIDRGDRMTEILKQTQYAPLPVEEQVIVIYMAVNGFLDDVPVENITKLEQDYLKFMRTSYAEIGKSIKEKKTIDNDIATALKKAIKEFKDTFLSFEQNAAR
- the wecB gene encoding non-hydrolyzing UDP-N-acetylglucosamine 2-epimerase, translated to MARLKIMTVFGTRPEAIKMAPVVLELTKYPELIQPSVTVTAQHREMLDQVLGLFSIKPDYDLDIMSAGQTLFDITTRAMHGLDKVLKQEKPDLVLVHGDTTTTFAGALAAYYHHIAVGHVEAGLRTGNKYSPFPEEMNRKLTGALADFHFAPTSQARQNLLLENVSKDRLFITGNTVIDALKATVKKDYVFADSMLAAINYERRRVILITTHRRENLGEPMRHVYQALKDIVAAFPDVEVVFPVHKNPKVREVVEAELGHLARIHLIDPLDYEPFANLIARSYLVLTDSGGIQEEAPALGKPVLVLRDTTERPEAIDAGTVKLIGTEKQRVFSETKLLLEDQSQYDQMAGACNPYGDGQASRRIVRNILYRHGLIAEAPEPFVCSIK
- the atpE gene encoding F0F1 ATP synthase subunit C, which encodes MEHAIMVAASAIGAGLAIGLAAIGAGIGDGVVTGKAVEGMARQPEAKGTILVNMLISVGLIESIPIIAAVIAIVLVFANPFIK